In Caldicellulosiruptor morganii, the following proteins share a genomic window:
- a CDS encoding ACT domain-containing protein: protein MRAIITVVGKDKVGIIAAISSLLAQNNVNILDISQTIMQGFFTMIMLVDLQDCKLKFSELKDLLIKKGQEIGVDVNMQHEDLFNSINRI from the coding sequence ATGAGAGCAATAATAACGGTTGTGGGTAAAGATAAAGTTGGCATAATTGCGGCAATCTCGAGCTTACTTGCCCAGAACAATGTAAATATTCTTGATATAAGCCAGACAATTATGCAGGGATTTTTTACAATGATAATGCTTGTTGACCTTCAAGATTGCAAATTGAAGTTTTCTGAACTGAAAGATCTTCTCATAAAAAAAGGGCAGGAAATAGGCGTTGATGTAAATATGCAGCACGAAGACCTTTTCAATAGCATAAACAGGATATAG